The Carassius auratus strain Wakin chromosome 5, ASM336829v1, whole genome shotgun sequence genome includes a window with the following:
- the LOC113077396 gene encoding zinc finger E-box-binding homeobox 1-like produces MTLSMDISVTFLKCELASTIDQAVRCAVETVLKETARVVGIKLTAARNAAAESHRENRSLRERLEISESELKAVRYYMTAAEKNIKQCLLLNRNQPGSNIVRPNADDALFVIPSRAADGSPTAPTQNKSFRNSPGRIHSPKNLPSVGLCLPTVQSDLSRECVNRRKARRSAGGNSSALSSDPATSQTLVENSPALFKPQDEPEGPFYITNKGEKDNSSAVTDSERKFEEPENPAIPTEDPSDMTKFEFEMSTPAGNVNELELIQVMEDSDDVKQSTIKIEDDPDSLTLEPPSSNLAAASSSNSMQELLQISSPSMRESDGDALLALAPPVSSDSGFSRTIESPDKVHRCNICGRGFRRFYCLKTHQRIHTGERPYPCRYCEKRFRHLDSLHKHQRIHTGERPYRCAECGCCFRELGQLKKHRLKHSPTFVSVANPTFPLLPAGPSYVWPHLNTQSLDSV; encoded by the exons ATGACTTTGAGCATGGACATCAGCGTCACTTTTCTCAAGTGCGAACTCGCTTCTACTATCGATCAGGCGGTAAGATGCGCGGTCGAAACGGTTTTAAAAGAAACAGCGCGAGTTGTTGGCATAAAGCTGACCGCGGCTCGTAACGCAGCCGCAGAGTCGCACCGAGAGAACCGGAGCCTGCGCGAGAGACTGGAGATTTCCGAGAGCGAGCTCAAAGCAGTGCGCTACTACATGACCGCGGCTGAAAAGAACATCAAACAGTGTTTACTTCTCAACAGAAACCAGCCCGGGTCAAACATCGTGCGCCCAAACGCAGACGACGCACTTTTTGTGATTCCGTCACGCGCTGCGGATGGAAGTCCCACAGCACCGACGCAGAACAAGAGCTTCCGAAACTCACCCGGAAGAATCCACAGTCCTAAAAATCTCCCTAGTGTTGGCCTTTGTCTCCCCACGGTACAGTCCGACTTGTCTCGTGAGTGTGTCAACCGTAGAAAGGCAAGAAGGTCTGCAGGGGGCAACAGTTCAGCCCTCAGTAGTGACCCCGCGACCTCACAAACTCTTGTGGAAAACAGTCCTGCTCTCTTCAAACCACAAGATGAGCCAGAAGGCCCGTTTTACATCACGAATAAGGGTgaaaaag ACAACAGTTCTGCAGTAACAGACAGCGAGAGGAAATTTGAGGAACCAGAAAATCCAGCAATCCCAACTGAGGATCCATCTGACATGACAAAGTTTGAGTTTGAAATGAGCACGCCAGCTGGGAATGTTAATGAGCTGGAGCTGATACAGGTGATGGAGGACTCTGATGATGTCAAACAGAGCACCATTAAAATTGAAGACGATCCCGATTCACTTACATTAGAGCCTCCTTCATCAAATCTAGCTGCAGCATCTTCATCCAACTCCATGCAAGAGTTACTGCAGATCTCCTCGCCTTCAATGCGGGAGAGTGATGGCGATGCTTTGCTGGCCTTGGCACCACCTGTTAGTAGTGACTCAGGGTTCAGCAGGACTATAGAGAGCCCTGATAAAGTGCACCGCTGCAACATTTGTGGCCGGGGTTTCAGACGTTTCTACTGCTTGAAAACACACCAGCGCATACACACAGGAGAGCGCCCGTATCCTTGCAGATACTGCGAGAAACGCTTCCGCCATTTGGACAGCTTACACAAGCACCAGCGCATTCACACGGGAGAGAGACCGTACCGCTGTGCTGAGTGCGGATGCTGCTTCAGAGAACTTGGTCAACTCAAAAAGCACAGACTCAAACACTCACCCACATTTGTTTCTGTTGCCAATCCCACCTTCCCCCTCCTCCCAGCCGGACCCTCCTATGTCTGGCCACATCTCAACACACAGTCTTTGGATTCAGTCTAA
- the LOC113077403 gene encoding guanine nucleotide-binding protein G(I)/G(S)/G(T) subunit beta-2-like — translation MSELEQLRQEAEQLRSQIRDARKACGDSTLTQITAGLDPVGRIQMRTRRTLRGHLAKIYAMHWGTDSRLLVSASQDGKLIVWDSYTTNKMHAIPLRSSWVMTCAYAPSGNFVACGGLDNICSIYSLKTREGNVRVSRELPGHTGYLSCCRFIDDNQIITSSGDTTCALWDIETGQQTTLFSGHSGDVMSLSLAPDSRTFISGACDASIKLWDIRDSMCRQTFTGHESDINAVCFFPSGSAFATGSDDATCRLFDLRADQELCLYSHDNIICGITSVAFSRSGRLLLAGYDDFNCNIWDAMKGDRAGVLAGHDNRVSCLGVTDDGMAACTGSWDSFLKIWN, via the exons ATGAGTGAGCTCGAGCAGCTTCGTCAGGAGGCTGAGCAACTGCGCAGTCAGATCAGA GATGCCAGGAAAGCATGTGGGGACTCCACACTCACTCAG ATAACAGCGGGCCTGGATCCGGTGGGGAGGATACAGATGAGGACGAGGCGCACACTGCGTGGGCATTTGGCTAAAATCTACGCCATGCACTGGGGCACAGACTCCAG GCTTCTTGTTAGTGCCTCACAGGATGGAAAACTCATTGTCTGGGACAGCTACACTACGAACAAG ATGCATGCCATCCCGTTACGGTCATCATGGGTGATGACGTGTGCGTATGCGCCGTCAGGAAACTTTGTGGCCTGTGGCGGACTGGACAACATTTGCTCCATATACAGCTTAAAGACTAGAGAGGGCAATGTTCGAGTCAGCCGAGAGCTGCCTGGACACACAG GTTACCTTTCCTGTTGCCGTTTCATAGATGACAATCAAATTATCACCAGTTCAGGAGACACAACCTG TGCTCTGTGGGACATTGAGACTGGTCAGCAGACCACACTGTTCTCAGGTCACAGTGGAGATGTGATGAGTCTGTCATTGGCTCCAGATTCACGGACCTTCATCTCGGGGGCCTGTGACGCCTCCATTAAACTCTGGGATATCAGAGATAGCATGTGCAGACAGACGTTCACCGGACACGAGTCCGACATCAACGCTGTCTGT TTCTTCCCCAGCGGCAGTGCGTTCGCAACTGGTTCTGACGACGCCACCTGCAGGCTGTTTGACCTGCGCGCGGATCAGGAGCTGTGTTTATACTCTCATGATAACATCATCTGTGGCATCACCTCTGTGGCCTTCTCCCGCTCTGGCCGTCTGCTGCTCGCCGGCTACGATGACTTCAACTGTAACATCTGGGACGCCATGAAGGGAGACCGAGCAG GAGTGCTGGCTGGCCATGACAATCGTGTGAGCTGTCTTGGGGTCACAGATGATGGCATGGCTGCATGCACAGGTTCCTGGGACAGCTTCCTGAAGATCTGGAACTGA